TATGCCTGAATGCTGTTCTTAGGATAGTATGGTTGAGCCTCATTTTAGAGAACATTTGTTTATATAAACTATGAGTTTTGTTTTCATAGTTGGCGTTAGATTTCCTCATCTAGAGATATTATTTCAACTCCTTGAGTAGCTTCAGAGCCATGTCCATCGCTACTGTACATATTAGTAACGGCATTCTTCTTCAGTTGAAAATTGTTAGTAGTACTGATAGTATTATACTTTTTTGAGTGCAGGAGCCTATTCCTGTTACTCAACTCGTCAGAGAGACTGCAGCTGTCATGCAGGAGTTCACGCAGTCTGGGTATTTTCTTGCTATGTCTAAATGTTTAacattctttaattttctccctTTTCCAGCGACcgttcctctcttcttcttcttcttctttctccccAAACTTGCCATATATCTGGCCTTTCCCTCTTCTTAGTTTGGAATGTCAAAAACATTGGCATGCCTCTAAATGTTTGATTGCAAACTGAAATATTATCCATACCCATGGTTAAACTAGTTTTAAAAGTTATTTCTTGACATGGGGTATATGGTTAAATACAATTATACCAGTGCTATTATAAAGATGTGGACTTACATATTGCTACTTGCAGTGGTGTAAGGCCATTTGGAGTTTCTTTACTCGTTGCTGGATATGATGACAATGGGCCACAGCTGTATCAGGTATGCCCCCTATCTGGTTTTCTTAATCTTGACTATTATTAAGTAGATGGCTATTGTAGTTGTTAGTTTATTTATGTCATTTTCTCTATGACTATTACGTAAAGTGCATTTTTACTTTCGGAAGCCACAATTATTAATATTTGCCAGACCTTTTCTAGTTCTCTTGCTTTACTAGTATACATTGTCTTATGCCAGTTGACAATTTTCTAAACCTGTATGGCGCTACATTCTAATTACTTTCTCTACTACTATATGTTGGTCCCTTTCCTTGTGAGCTATTGTCTACTTGTTCTTAAGCTTTTAGGATCTCACACGTGCCTTTCGCTTGTTTTAAAATCCTTTATAACAGGTCGACCCATCAGGATCTTACTTTTCCTGGAAAGCTTCAGCAATGGGGAAAAATGTCTCTAACGCGAAGACTTTTCTCGAGAAAAGGTAACTTAAAGCGTCCGAAACACAATTTCAATGCTATTTCTGCATGCTTGAAGTTGTTATCGTGAGTTATCACAGCCATTACATCCATTGATTAAAGAATTTTTATCAtaacaaaaaattttcattcttaTTTAGATACACTGAGGATATGGAGCTTGAGGATGCTGTGCACACTGCTATTCTAACTCTTAAAGAAGGGTATTATTGTGTTTTTGCTATTAAGTTGTATAAGTTACTCTCTTCTCATATCCTTCTTGTTTATTATATTACGAATCATTTTGTCCACTACCCGTAGATTTGAAGGACAAATTTCTGGGAAGAACATTGAGATCGGAGTAATTAGCTCTGATCGCAAATTCAGGTAATTCCCCTCCATTTCAGTTTTGGGTTCTGTGGAAACTTATAGCACACGTTGTCTATACTTTATTTGCTACCATTTGGATTTCTTCTTTTTCGGTTGTTATGTTGATGTATATGCAGTTCTCTTGGAATTGGATGGtgcatttatttatattattttctttgtaGTGCACATTAAGTTGTATTTGAAATCTCTGacctctttttttcctttttctttttattgcatGCATGAAATTGCAGAGTTCTGAGCGCTGCTGAAATTGACGATTATTTAGCAGAAGTTGAGTAATTCAAATGCACACGCAGCTTTGAGCAGGAGAATTAGAGAAATGAATCCAGCATTATATCCCTGCTTGTTGCTTGAAGATTCTCTTGATGTTAATCATATGTATTTGGAATTTGGAATTTAAGAGTGACATCATGAATTTATCCATTCTCTTACAGAGACCTGCTTTACTGAGAAATTCTCCACCTCATGTTAACTTAAAccttttaaatttacatttgcaAGTTGATTCTGACCATGCGAATAGCAGGGCTTGGAATTATTAACCTTTTCTGTCATGATATTCTTCGGCCCTTTTTTGAACTTTTACAGGCCGTATTGCATTGAATGCACAGTTGATTAGTCagtttttttaaattgatttgttagatttttctttttaatgataTCAGGGACATAAATTTGCATTCTTCTTTTTAGCAACATAAATTTGCATGTGGCTTTATCTTGCGCAATGGGCATGTAGTTTCGCGGAGGTATATAGATAATTGTACCTATATTTTACCATGAAGGCAACTTCTtgtattgttttttatttttttgtattttttattttgttgcatTAGAATTCAAAGCAGCACGAGAACGCGGGGAAAACCCGAGGCAGTGCTCTCTCCGAGGAACCTGTACTGTTGCACATCCCAAATCAGACAATCCAACGTACTTATATCATCAATTCCTTTTCCACTTCCCCAacgttttatatttttttaatcatttgctTGCGCCTCCAAAAAaagcgtttaaatttttttccccaGGACCCAAGGTCAGTTGCTCCACCCTGTCCCACACTTTCTCCCCCTTGTAAAGCTCTTCCCCTTATTAATTAGTCGTTCATAGTGAAAACGAAGGAAACATGGCGTTGCGTTCGTCCTCGTCACCGTCGTGGGCAGTGGAAATGGCACTGCAAGAGCTCCAGAAACTGGAGTCCGAGCACCCCGACCGCTTCGACTACCTCAAAAGGGAGCTCAAATCGCTCATTGCTGAGCCCCTCTTCACTTCCCGCGACCCCACCATCCCTACTCTTCTACCCGCTTCCTCCGCTGCCACCCAAGGTGAATATCGCACAGTGGTGGTAAAACTCTctgacacttttttttttttatgtttttaagcATAATATTTATTTCACATTGTTTAAGatattttctcccttttttcttttgcgAACGTAACAACAATCGCGCGTATTCacattgtttatatgaataAAAGTTATTTCCTtgaatcatcatcatcatcagtatTCAGATTGGTGACAATCTCTGTACCAATTATCATTCATAAGGTATATCGTTAACCGATCATAGTATGTCATGcaaattttgtctttttttgtatatttattacAATGCGAAGATATTTGAGTGAATCTTATTACTTTTATGTTTGTTGGAAATATTAGGCAGCGAAAACTTACACCCGCCAATATGGACACACCATATGGCTACAATGTTGAATAGCTACGacaaagataaataaaataaaaaaatataaaaaaactctGATTTTAcgtgaaacaattatttttttttccctaaaaatttacagaaaaaaaCACAACAATGTACTAATATTCGTTTTTTgccaaatttatttgattttaccTGTGTACAGTTTCCTCCAATCGGAAGAGAAAGTTTGATGGCCACATGGAAGAACATGGGAAGATCCGGAAAAGAGTAGAAGGGAAAAAGCGAGAGTGTTTGGGTGGGTCGAAATGCGGGGTGGAGCGGGCCATTCAACGTGCCGAGGCATGCTTGAAGAGGATACAGCAGCTTAAGCACAGCCTTTTCCCGTTTTGAGTTTAGTTACTGGTAATAGAtagattttggaaaaaaaattgtatcaaTGTGTTCGTACATATATCGAAATGAGTCGATTTAGGATGATGATTCGGAGAGTGTAGGGATAAAAAAGTTCAACCTGAACGAATGGCCCGATCAATTCTATACTTATGTAATTTAtaatgaaaaatcaaaattgaattcagaatagtttttttttttttttttttttttttttttttttctaaataggTGTAGTATAATGGTAAAGAAATAATAATCTCATGTTTGgtgttattatataataaagcTTGAGTATTTTTCCTTTGCCTCGGcagtaaatatataaaaatttacatataataattctattcaaaatttcattgtaaatattttttttttaaatacagcAGTAATCCAAATatcctatttttttattagaaaatattttaatatatttttacctaaaaaattgtttttaatatattttgtctATCCTTTTAGGCAAAGGACCAAGCGCATCGAAAACCCAGATTAAGCATTACGAattaccaacaaaaaaaaaaaaagaaaaaaatataagaaatataaaataaaggaaATGCACCAccccaaaatattattatttattatcgcCATTAAAACCCTTCTAAAACCTaactcttcttcatcttccgCAAATATAATAAACGCGAGTCCGAATTGTTTCCTcgtccctcctctctctctctctctctcctcccctccgAGCTAGGGTTTCTCCTGtttcctcttctctcctctcgaCTCGGCATCGATGTACGGAGGCGGTGAGTTAGAGCTTGATCGCaaacccctctctctttctctccttttttttcttatattcctGTAGCATAGTCTGAATCAAGAAGCCCTCTTCAATCCCTCACccatgcccttttttttttttttttggcgatcAATGCAGATGAAGTATCGGCCATAGTTCTTGATCTGGGTTCCTACAGTTGTAAGGCCGGGTACGCCGGCGAAGATGCTCCGAAAGCCGTATTTCCGTCCGTAAGTGTTCTCGTTATCGCCGCAAATCTGTAATTTTTCAGGAATTTAGAATATTAGagtagtactaaaatttttcaGAAGTTTCTTAGCTTCTTGGTTGCCCTAATAACTGATATCAAACAGTATCAGAGAAGATACGAGTCCTCTTGACTAAAATAATGACCGAAAGACCTTCTTGATTAAATCTTGCAATCAATTGATTTTCGGTAGATAAATTAGGTTTTTGTTATATTGCCCTAAAAAAGTGTGGTTTTGTTTGCTACATGTCCATGTAAGTTGAAATTGGCGAGGCCCGGGAGTAGCAAAAGCTAGACGGAAAAGGATCACAAGGGTTTTTGGCCTCAATATAGCTAGAATTTAGAATCTGCGAACAAAGTCATGAAAGAGAAATAGATCAAAGAAGTTCTGGAACTGCCGGCTGTTCTGTTTTGGAAAGGATAAATCCACTTGTAGGTAGGAGCCAAACATTATAGTTTTTCTATATCATAATCTTGAAACTTAAAAATGTTGGTAAAGGAGAATTTACATTTATTTGATGTTTTACTTAATGCAACTTGATGGTGAGGCTGATCTGAAAGGAGTGGGGCTATCCATCTTGACTTGTGGAACTTGCGTATCAGAATGATGTCAGTGGAATAGATTTCTATGTTCAAGCGAACAATTAGGGTGGACAACTGTACGAAGGGAAATCGTTATTGACGTAACCTAAACCTTTGAATTCCTCTTATACCTTTGAATTTCTGTTGTAGTCATAATGCATACATTTCTGACCCTCCGCTTTCTGCTGAAGATATATGTTGCGACCTTTAGCCTAATGTGTTATTTGATATTTAAGGTTGTTGGATCAATCGACCAAACAGGGGCTAATGATGAAATCAAGCCCGAGAGAGACTCTGAATCTATGTCGGATTCTAAAACCGGAGTCAAGGCACTTGATTCAGATAAAACTAAACCAAAGCGTAAGTTGTATGTTGGTACACAAGCTTTAGACTACAGGCGCGATCACATGGAGGTCAGTTTACTTTTGAAGTTTGGACGTTCTCTTGGTCGCCATCTTCTGCATGTTGATCTATAAGTAATCTTTTCTTTATTACAGGTCATCTCACCCTTGAAGGATGGTGTTGTTGTTGATTGGGATATTGTCGACAATATATGGAACTATGCTTTCAGGTAAGAACTATATTAGCAGTTAGTGTCACTTCATTTAGATGTGAATTATTTGAGAAATTTGTTTCCCTGATGcctattatttttaattgttatttgTAAATTCTCTATGTTTCAGAAATTGACATTTCAAGATATCTAGCAATAGCGAATAAAAAATGTCTACCAGACTGAcctttttgttcttcttctgATTCAATtgtaaataatttgattggcACTATTGAACAAATCTTCCTTAGATGAGAGTTAATGGCCTTGCCTATGGATGCAACATTCTCGCTCAAATAAAAACACCACAGAAGTGTTCGTACTAAAGGAAACTTAGAAAAAATACCTTGACTCTTTTGTGGACAAGAAAAGGAAATTCAAATGGAAGAAGAGTCAGAAGTGTTGGATGATGAACTTCATTTTTTTGGTCCAACCAACATATCATGATGATTAGATTTCTTTCTTTCATCTCGCTTGGGTCTTTTCCTCCCAAATCTTGAGCAATGCAagagaattgaaaatttttctttaaaagttATTTAACAAAGatgtttttttgtttcttctttttttgtgatATATCTTTATTTATCTATCCTGGATGTTGCATATATCTTGATGATCGACAAGCATCTATATAACTTAATTAGTACAGTCTGATGCATCTGTGCATATTGGTTGGCATTTGCTTCTTGTACTGCACATATTATATACTTCATACCTGCCAGAGGGATTGGTATAGTCGAGTTAATtatcccttttgcattagtatGACAGCTCTTTATCTGACTTCTGTTGTTTAGTTTTACCAATTTGCTGGTAACTCTATATAACGGTTGAGAGCACTGGGTGATGGTAAAATAGTCCTTTTTTCTTGGTTGTAACGACATAGTGCTATTATTAAGTTTGTTAGATCTGTTGTAATAttgtatgaaatttatttttccatCTCTTAAGAGGTTGCTTCgctccttttgttttgtttttctcttcagGCAACGACTGTTGATTGATCCCAAAGAGCATCCTATACTACTTGCAGAACCCTCTACAAATAGTCCACTGCAAAGGGAGAAGTATGTTTCTACCAGTGATTTCAGTTAAATGATAAATACCAAAGCTTTtagttgcttttgagtttttatacaCAATCTAACTTACAGCACCATATATTTTCTACATTATTAATGCCCCACTAGTTATTTTAGAATGGTTGCATGCTGATGTCTAGTTGATTTTTGGAAGTTCATAATCTACCTCTGAATCAAATCTTTGCAATTTCTTCTTATCAAATCATGTAAAAACTATACATTCCATTTAATTATATTGATATGTAAAATGGTTCAGCCAATCTTTATGCATGTACATAATATTTGTTGTACTTTGTCTTTTGTTCATGACAGAGCTCTTTATTTTTGATCTCTTCTTTATTATAGAGCAGCAGAGCTACTGTTCGAGAACTACAAAGTTCCTGCACTGTTCTTGGCCAAAAATGCTGTATGGTTTCACGACCTCTTAAAGGATCGCTTACTTTTCTCATTTACATAATGGATAAAGTAAGTTTTCCTGTAATGCCTACAGTGATCTTTTGTATTGACCTTGTGTTTCAATTACCAGGTGCTCACATCTTTTGCTTCTGGACGAGCTACTTCCTTGGTTGTTGATAGGTGAGAGCTTTCATTTTGTTGAACTCATTTGCTTTGTCTCCCCATTTCCTTTTTTGTATATGTTTGTTCACAAGTAAAGCTTTTGCATTTGTAGGCCGAACTGTTTCATTTTATTCATATTTGATAAACAATTGGTTAGCTGGGAGACATGTAATAGTAGTATAGATTCCTCTACCAATCTTGTCTCACTGTTGAAATTTTCCTTCTACTTATTCAATATACTGTAGAAGTACATTAGCCTTGGTGATCATCAAGGCAGAATATGTGGAACATATGGTTAGTTTTAGCATTAGGCTACTGCTGGCAAAATATTAATTGACCAAAAATTTGTGACTAAAATTCCTTCTGTCAATATTCATTGCCACACTAATCAAGTACTAGATACATTTTCAAGCAAATAGTTTCCTACTTTCTTTAATAGTTTGTTGACAAATTTATAAATGCATACATATGGTTATTTCATAGTTTTAGCATATCTTGAAACTTCACTTTGGGATCATTTGCACCATCTACACCGATCTGGAAGATAATTGTGTCTTTAATTATTCATTTGCTGATAATTTGTTGAGTAAACTTTTGTTCGCAGTACTCTTAAATCTTCCAGATTGCTTCACCTTTTTGGTTAATTGCGACTTAAAAAGTTTTAGCATCGAAATCGCCTGTCATAACATTACTTCTCATTTATCTTTTTAGTGGTGGTGGATCTACTGTAGTCGCAGCTGTACATGATGGCTATGTCCTCCAAAAGGTATTTTCCTGCTACTGGAAGCAGGAagaatattctataatttattttcgagaagattacattttttttgtcctttttggTACTGAGTTCTTGTCAGAGTTCTTTCAGTAAAGGAACCTGCCTTTTAGTTTTCTTGCTATAGATTCTTGTTTGCTAAAAGCTTATGAATGTAATggtttatgaaataaaataacattTGACATACTCTGAATGGATATGATTTTGGGCTGTAATGAAATGATAAACACGAATGTTTACGTCTAGcgtttctttttcaattttactaATTTCTGGTGCACTTCGTTATGAATCTATAATAGCTGCAAACTTTGGCAAGCATGCCCCTTAATAAGTCCTGTCATCTGATACAGCATTCATTTGAAAACATGTAGAGCAGATAGACTACACTCTTTCATTTCAAGTATCACTGATCTTCTATTTTTCAATCTCTAGCCTATGCATTCTCTTGTTGACATGTGTTATTGTTATCATAGGCTGTGGCAACTTCTCCAATTGGAGGCGAGTTTCTCACCGACTGCATGATGAAAAGCTTAGAAAGCAAGGGCATTGTTGTAAGTCTGTTTCTTGTCTAAGTTTCTATTTTCTGATTTCATGCAAAAATGAATTTTGACCTAGCCTGTTATTAACTTCTGTCAAAATTTTCAGCTGAAACCAAGATATTCATTTAAGAAGAAGGAAATCAGCCCAGGAGAATATCAGGTAGCACCCATGTGCCTGGATAAATGTGGTGTGGAGTCTCATCCTAACCGGTTCTTGTCTTTTGAGTTATTGGAAGCATAAAGAAGTAATACCAAAATTCTACATGAAATGATCTTCTtaatctttttcattttattattgttcCATATGAGCAGATTGTAGATCTTGATTTTCCGAATACTACAGAATCTTACAAGTTGTACTCTACGGTAATGTCCAGCCATGAATCCTCTGTACTTGTTAGTCATACTAGCTTATTGTCTCTTTATCATTTCTGcgacaattttaatggcagaGAGCTATTGCCGGTGACATAAAGGAATCGGTATGTCGAGTCCCTGATACTCCATTTGAAGGTAAACACAAATACACACTAATTTATTGGGATAACTTGTTAGTTCTTGTTCTTATTGGTGCATCTAATTGTTAGTTTAAAAGATGCCTGTATATTGTCAAAGTAAGCAGTAGATGTGGTGAATAGTGAATCTGGTTGGTATGTGATGTTTTTATGTTTGTTGGTTTATTGAACTTATACGAAATATGTTGATTtgaatttttcctttttcttttctttaacagAAGCGGCATATGCAAATGTTCCTATGACTCCATACGAGCTTCCTGATGGCCAgtaagtttaaaattattgttGTGTTATATTTTTGAATTGCTTACTAATTTACCTGGATGTTCATTGGCATAGCTGCTAAATTTGACTAGTGACATTTTCATGCAACCTTTTTTGTCCTTGTATATTCATGTTAGTAGAGGATTCATAATCTATTAGTACCTCTCTAAGTAAAATTGTGCTATCTGATTCTTGAACAGAACTATTGAAATTGGTGCTGATAGATTCAAGGTTCCTGATGTTCTATTTAATCCATCCTTATCTCAGGTAAGATATGCTAACATTTAATCTGTTTGTTTCTTCTATTGCCATCTCTGTATATTTCCACTGCTTAACTTAATAAGGTCAGGATTGTTTCTATTTCTGTCTTAATAGTTGTTCCTGTGAGCTATTGCTGCTTACTGATAGCTTCTTGTTCCAAAATTTCTTTAGTGTTGATGTCAATTTCGATAGTAAGAACACAATGAATATTTGTAGCAAGAAGAAAGTCCTGATGCTATTCATTATTTGTTTCATACTTTTACTTGTGCTACAGCAAATGTTcttagctctttttttttcccctatgtGCTAAATTACAAAGTTTGACTTCTAAATGATGGACTGACTATCTATGGCACAGCCGTGGTTTGTAAGTTTTTTCAGTATGATCTAGTGAATAAATAATGTGGACACCTAAATTATACTACATTTGTTCAGCATTGCATGCAGCAGCAGCATGATTTCTCAGAGAATTATTACTTCCTTCTCTAAGTTTTTATTATAGCAAACT
This genomic interval from Ananas comosus cultivar F153 linkage group 8, ASM154086v1, whole genome shotgun sequence contains the following:
- the LOC109714422 gene encoding actin-related protein 4 isoform X2, translated to MSDSKTGVKALDSDKTKPKRKLYVGTQALDYRRDHMEVISPLKDGVVVDWDIVDNIWNYAFRQRLLIDPKEHPILLAEPSTNSPLQREKAAELLFENYKVPALFLAKNAVLTSFASGRATSLVVDSGGGSTVVAAVHDGYVLQKAVATSPIGGEFLTDCMMKSLESKGIVLKPRYSFKKKEISPGEYQIVDLDFPNTTESYKLYSTRAIAGDIKESVCRVPDTPFEEAAYANVPMTPYELPDGQTIEIGADRFKVPDVLFNPSLSQTIPGMESIADSTSLRGLPQMVIESINKCDVDIRRELFSSILLAGGTSSMQQLKERLEKDLMEEAPQAARVKVLASGNSTERRFSVWIGGSILASLGSFQQMWFSKAEYEEHGVSYIQRKCP
- the LOC109714422 gene encoding actin-related protein 4 isoform X1 — its product is MYGGDEVSAIVLDLGSYSCKAGYAGEDAPKAVFPSVVGSIDQTGANDEIKPERDSESMSDSKTGVKALDSDKTKPKRKLYVGTQALDYRRDHMEVISPLKDGVVVDWDIVDNIWNYAFRQRLLIDPKEHPILLAEPSTNSPLQREKAAELLFENYKVPALFLAKNAVLTSFASGRATSLVVDSGGGSTVVAAVHDGYVLQKAVATSPIGGEFLTDCMMKSLESKGIVLKPRYSFKKKEISPGEYQIVDLDFPNTTESYKLYSTRAIAGDIKESVCRVPDTPFEEAAYANVPMTPYELPDGQTIEIGADRFKVPDVLFNPSLSQTIPGMESIADSTSLRGLPQMVIESINKCDVDIRRELFSSILLAGGTSSMQQLKERLEKDLMEEAPQAARVKVLASGNSTERRFSVWIGGSILASLGSFQQMWFSKAEYEEHGVSYIQRKCP
- the LOC109714720 gene encoding uncharacterized protein LOC109714720, whose amino-acid sequence is MALRSSSSPSWAVEMALQELQKLESEHPDRFDYLKRELKSLIAEPLFTSRDPTIPTLLPASSAATQVSSNRKRKFDGHMEEHGKIRKRVEGKKRECLGGSKCGVERAIQRAEACLKRIQQLKHSLFPF
- the LOC109714719 gene encoding proteasome subunit alpha type-2, which gives rise to MGDSQYSFSLTTFSPSGKLVQIEHALMAVGAGQTSLGIKAANGVVIATEKKLPSILVDETSVQKIQLMTTNIGVVYSGMGPDSRVLVRKSRKQAQQYYRLYKEPIPVTQLVRETAAVMQEFTQSGGVRPFGVSLLVAGYDDNGPQLYQVDPSGSYFSWKASAMGKNVSNAKTFLEKRYTEDMELEDAVHTAILTLKEGFEGQISGKNIEIGVISSDRKFRVLSAAEIDDYLAEVE